The genomic stretch ATTGCACCATCTTCTTTGGACAACTTCAGGTCAACCACGTTGCAGTCCACATTTATAGGGCAACCCACCTCCCGCAGTTTTGTCCCCTTTTCAAGATCCCACACGTGGACTTTTGATGTGCAGTATTTGTTGACCCCAAAAAACAACCTGTCCACAACTAAGCACTCAACAAACTGAAAGGGTTTATTACTGAACATATCCACTACAAATTTTTGTGTCATTTGTGGTAACCTAAAGTTCTCGTTGAAGTAAAACATGTGTTTGAAAAACAAAGTATTACTCGTTGGATCCATGTAGAAAACTTGTACGCCTGTGAAGAAAACAAGAATCATACCAGGAGGGTCGGTTTCGATCCTTTTGAAGCTCTTGAAAACGTATCCTGGAACATTATGGTACAGTCTGCAAACATTGACTACCGGGTCACTTAGTAAACTCCAGAGTTCTATGTAGTGTTCAGTCATTATCAACATTaaatcatttgtaaaaaaatctgCGTGAACTTCTTTTTTAAAGTAGGTATCTTTTTTCTTACTACTGTCGGTTTTAACGCAAGGGTACAAGTCACTCGCCTCGTCTATAACCGCCTGTGTCCAGTACCTTCCCATCCTCCAGTTGTTCCTTAGATAGTTTTCTCTCATGTACGCCATTCTCCAGTGGCAAACTGGACTTAAAGTGCTATTTTCCGTCCAAGGAATTTCGAAACCACGTGTCAATACTTTTGGAGTAACTCTAAGATATTCCtccttatttttattacaataggGTTTCCAGAGAGAGTCTTGGTTAAAAGCTTCCCTCCACGCTGAGCACACTGCAGAACATGCGATGAGATCGTTGACTGTTAAATGATTCGCTATCTCCTCCACCATCTCCTCTGGAAGAGTCTCCATCGTGTTTCTGCAACAGACGTCACCACCAAGACCATTTTACTTAATATTGCTTAccataattgtatttattcatttaagtataTAGCGATATAATAGTTATGATACATAAAGAAACGAACATGAACCCAGAaaagatttaaaatcaaataatgtcgcaatttataaaaaatatttggttaaaaattcaatatttatcacGAAAAACTCGTGTTAtgagttaattttaatatgttcatAGGACAGCCATCATAATGATTAATGGTTTGGACATGAGTTAAGATCATTGAGTGTGTCCAAAAATACAGACAACAAACATCCGTAGGTTCAAGTTATTGATTTGCCTATATCTTTGtcttcttttaaaacatttacaacaaaaatgttcACTATGAAcctagaaacataaaataatctgTAGCTCtatagctatcaaaaattaattaccacttttatttttattttattagattttattttattttttatgattacttCTGTTTTTGGACCTATTTTTCTAGGACGCTTTCCTTATTAGGTACCtccagttatataaaatattaagatgtaTAATGTAAGCTTGTCAAAATAGAACATTTAGAATTCTTTCCTTTGAAATGTGCCAAAAAGTCAAGGGAGAGTGTCATCTTCATTGGAATTTCACTGACAGGCTCCTACGttcaatatactttatatatttatttatttttattttctatagcAACTTTAAAATCCTAGTCATAAAAattctccaaataaaatgtataaaaactactattttatcaatatgaataaatacattgtttaattttttaattttagttttttgatcCAAAAATGTTGTATCATAGTAAAATGTTTTCCTATGACATTAATTATATTGCAGTGTTCATGTTCGTTCCTAAAAATTATATTGCATTAACTATCGCTAATACTTGAATGAATAACTGCATATTATGATTAGCAATGTTTTAGAATACAGTGGTCTCGTAGATGATTTCTATCGCAGAAACATGAAGACACAAGAGATAACAGTAGTGCTTTCAAGAACATTCTCACagaactttgaaattatatacgaTTTCTTTGTAGACCCATCATTGacgtacaataaaataaaataagtaatttagttaaataattttgttttatttaatttaaataagtaatttgacgtaaattaaataagtacaattaaattttactggacatttttcaatataataaacaacacttaaGGCAAGGAAATGttaatttacaaacttttgtGTGAAGAGACTCATGTAAAACCTCGTTATTAAGaactaaaaatatgatattccacaaaattcataaataaataaacttaatccTATACGTTCACAAAAACgtaagaaatattgatttttatattgacggttttaattctaaaatagtaaaaaaagtaattttacctACTGGAAAATAATAAGGcgttgaaatttataaaaaataatgttatatattatataagccacgttataattataattccaaaTTGAAATGTGGTTATTTCAAATTCAGTTAGAGTTACAGAAATAAAGTACAGGCCTCTTTCTTagtaatttcaacattttataagatattatgaaaatgtatttcagAAAATTGTATCTGTTTCTATGACATAATTTTGCTAGCGCCCTTCAAACATTGaagtttttagtgaaattttcaatacagtattacttaaaaatatttaaaatcgatagTTAAAGTACACGAAATAGCTACTAGAAAGTAGTATGCATACGTTTAATATTATTCAGCGAACCTTTTATAATTTCAGTTCTACGGAACCAAACTctctatacagggtgattcaaaaactaaacggcaatctctcgagagcttattctatagctaaaaacaagtaaaaaaaagttcatataaccatatgcccggaaacgcttcgttagcgagttacgcctagcgaaagatttcgcccggatttcagaacccttggtgaagtcaggccgtataaaagtggtaaaggtagttacaaaagatacaaatacgattgtttttttatgtttttatatctgacaaatttattaaaattcgtcccagagctgtaaatgcaatactttcagagatatcttacgtaaaacacaagaattggtgcaaagaaataacacatgtttgtgtttaacgtaagattacttccataaatgttaaataaatggtcatttttatcttaaacagatttgtagaacatttaattctgaaaagattcatgtgaattacttaggaaaaaaattaatattaggtattgaaatttagctttatttaaaaataaaacagacgcacaaaaaatgccatattcttatctgcataaaatattaactaatgtttaggttgtgagtaacagctgttcatttattcaacactttttatcgtgatattttctttgcaaaggttggcaatatcagctgatcaacaattaagttcatgaagtaatatttgaataacctttatggaggtttttgtattgtggcgtgtgaagattgtattttgtgagatcctgtgattattttggaaatattttatacaagtgtataaaatattttattaaatatttatttttaaaatattttattaaatatttttataaaagtgtatgtaattatcttagtaaataatggcagataatgtaaatggtatgtactcgtttgaagagtatacggacatgatactgatttacggcaaagttttAACAAGAAATggttagctgcagttcaggaatatcgtgatacttttccacatcgaagaacacctgatcgcaaaacatttgaagctgtggagagacgacttagagaaactggtagctttaaaacCGAAGCGAAAAGATACTGGTCGTCAAACGTAGCGCAAggaaactataataatgaacaagcaataataaatgctgtagaattatcaccaaccacaagcaccaacGATTATCATGGccgttaaatatttgccagtcaagcgtatggcggacacttcatgaagcacagttgtacccattccatataacacgtgttcaagacttattaccgcaagatcttaataaacggaagatgttctgccgctggttaagaagaaattgtttacgacatcagtattttcttcggcgtattctcgttactgatgaatcctgttttactagaaatggaattgtaaatttttcgtaatacccatacttgggcgtacgacaacccacatgaaactgcgacgaggcatttttaacatacattttcagtcaatgtatggcttggtgttctggggtgataatttgattggtccatttttcctccctaatcgacttaatggagtagcgtacttaaattttttaagaacaaacctgcctaccctcttggaagatattcctgttcaaaacagaataaatgcatggtttatgcacgacggagcacctccacatttttctaatgatgtgaaaaactatttaaatgatacatacggtagacaatggattggtcaaaatggaccagtaaaatggccaccacgttctcctgacctcacgccagcagacttttttcttatggggttggatgaagtcaattatttattcaaaaacggattaacaccatagaggagttacgtaatcgcattacagagagGCGGCAgaagaaactatcaagaatgctccaaacgttatgaaacgcgctagaaaagagtggattcgtcgtgcgaaaacgtgcattgctaacaacgaaggacactttgagcaactattataggtgattattacagtttttataaaggtaaatacattttatgttaatgttcagtctagaataaatgatcagctgttactcacaacctaaacattagttaatattttatgcagataagaaatatgcatttttgtgcgtctgttttatttttaaataaagctaaatttcaatacctattattaatttttttcctaagtaattcacatgaatcttttcagaattaaatgttctacaaatctgtttaagataaaaatgacctttaatttaacatttatggaagtaatcttacgttaaaacacaaaaatgtgttatttctttgcaccaattattgtgttttacgtaagatatctttgaaagtattgcatttacagctctgggacgaattttaataaattttttcagatataaaaacataaaaaaacaatcgtatttgtatctttgtaactacctttaccacttttatacggcctgacttcaccaagggttctgaaatccgggcgaaatctttcgctaggcgtaactcgctaacgaagcgtttccgggcatatggttatatgaacttttttacttgtttttagctatagaataagctcccgagagattgccgttttagttttgaatcaccctgtagatcCCCtgaatgaatttgaaattaaGACTTaccattcaaacattttaatatcataTGCGTGATTTACAATAAATCGTGATTTTATACAAATCAACTGAGTGTTAGTCTATTACTAGAGCTTTAAATATTCTAGATACAAAATGAAGGTTTGGGGAGTGTAACATTAGCGAGATACCtttgtttatttgtcaagaaGTACAAGTATGTTCACATTTTCTgcttatatttttaatgcgtatTGAAAACATACTAAAACTTAGATAAACAGACAACTATGCATtacagtatattacaaaaaatcttcttgctatgaatttaaatgtattaattttgacaTGCTATGTCATaatcaccctatatatatatatatatatatatatatatatatatatatatatatatatatatatatcttgtgtgtgtatatatatatatatatatatatatatatatacaagatgtaaattaagtcctgatacgtctggatatattccaaacggattaagatatcgatgtacaaccttcaccacacttattaaaatacttttttcgaTTTTTTGAATGACAAAAAAATCTTTCCCCTTAAAGGGAGGGTACGGGGAggtataactttaaatttttaaattgcaacacCTATTTTGTGACATTTCACTTTAAAGGTCGCCTCCTTTAAAAAAGTGGGGAATTTTTTGATCattcataaaatccaaaaaagtattttagtaagtatggtgaaggtttcACATaaatatctcaatccgtttggaatatatccagacgtatcataccttaatttacaccctgagaTGTAAGGGGTTATTTCCCACAAATATTGCTAGGAaggttgtaaatatttgttattcgtgtcattgtgtttctGTTAAATAGACCTTTATAAATGACAAGTCACAAGATAGTGGttgcattttgaaaaattaaagttacccCCGTACCACCCCTTTTAAAGGGAGGGGGGATTTTTTTATCATCCATAACTAGGAACATAACTAGGTGTATcaagacttaatttacaccctgtgtATATGCCTAACTTTACTAATCAttctttgtattaattttgttcttcATAGGACTTAAACAAAAGTATCTTAAAATTTCAAGAGAACGTCTAGAAATAATGCACATAAAACATCACAAACGTACAAATTCTTTGAAACTTGTTTTATTCCAGTAATTTTGTACGCGCTGAActcgtgtttattttttttaatgaacaagaATCAAAACTTTAATGCTGAAATAcgattaaattttccaaattatgtCAGtgggacattttttatttaaggcaaatgttttacaaaaacaaacactGTTAACCagaatgataatataaaataattgaactatCAAGCGTAAGAAATagataaaatgcaatttaaacttTCATACTAGCAATAAAACCTTTATAACTTTaggttttttttcttctttataaattataactttataatttaatataacttataaataactttaatataacttataatatatataacttaaataataactttaatataactttataacttataactttataacttataactttataaatttttcttcttGTGTTACTACGTTTTTAATAGGTAAGTTTTGAAAAATTcgtacattataaaaaatgttaaatcttgttaaaatgttaaattttctaaataacaatgttttatcaaTCTTTATTATACTTAGTTATAATTCAGTTAAATGAATATGCcaaatgtattttgatatttcaatacGGTGTTTTTAATTAACCTACTCATTTATATTGTAAAGGTGAAATCCTCGTGCCAAACATTACGTACATGATGTGTGTATGTACACAGTGGCATGTATTTATGaagattatttgttataaatttgtttatggcTGAATAAGGGTTGCAGCCCTGTTCTTCACTGAATTTCACTATTGGATGGTGTTAATTTTCATCTTAGAGACTTTTCACCGATACTCACTAATGTTAAATCATAGAAAAAGAAACGCAATATGTTTTAAGACTTAGTTTTTATCCATCTGAGGAAAACCGTGTACCAGCCTCGTTGGTTCTGTAGCTCCCTTTTACAACAAGAATAACAAAGGTCGGTGCCAAATCTCTTATCCAGCAAAGGAATCCATAATTAGTTAAGCTTCAAAGACTCTAAAGTTAtgggaaattaattaattttaaacacagcTTATTCTATTTTGGGGAGAATGGCAAACCTGAGAGTTTCATTAATTgactaaaaccatatatatatatatatatatatatatatatatatatatatatatatatatattatatatcatagaactttaaaattaaatgttaaaaaacttccagctttttattaataaaagtacattttattcaCTTACATTACATTGAACTTGCTATAGATAATTTCTCTTTGATTTGAGTAACTGTAAAGGttattcataaatagttattCGTAGAGTTacgtttaaataattgaattttaatataagtgtaatataacTTTGTAAACCGAGTGAAATCATATACAAAACtatctatgtaccaagtttagcCTGGAACCGCTATGTGGAAATCTTACCaaagattgaaaaaaaacacgtaacaagaataattattgtaaatgaccagtgaattctaaaacatttttttgttttgtgctataatatataataatttatatataaccatTCCTATATAAAACTTTGAACGACAGGCATCTTGAAATCTTAAGACATAAAGCTTTTTATTAACACTTCTTGgaataaattaatctaattttgaCAATTACAAtccaaaatgtttaacaaaataccaTCCAGGTCTTTATAACAATAACACTATTCTTAGAGTATCAGATAGTATGTTCGACAGCTCTGCTTCAAATATGAACATTTTCAAACACATTCAAAAAATAAGTTCATCTGTTTTGAAAAAATGTTGGTACATCAAAAAACTACTTGAATACAATAAGAACAAAAACTAGAAAACAACCAGCCGCATCACATCCTTGCAACAAACCTggatatatagtatataacatgTGCTCCActtcaaaaacgtttaaaattagcTCTACGCAGAAATATTCGATAAAATATCctgtgaatacaaaaataatattcacaaaattcaataaaatttatgcTCTTAAGAATACATTTGCTCAACAATAAATTCTCTAAGAACAAGTATGACTAGGCACATGCATATGAACTTAGATAGAGCAACCTATAGTGGCACATGGAGTGATACATCATtacaattttgaagaaacatattcagATAAACACCAAGAAGAAATAGCTTAAAGATCATGGAACAAGCCCACGAGCCCGTCACGAACCAACATTCCCAagtggattgaatttaaaataacttattaataaaagtaaatttaaaaaacaaatcgtATGGTAACATttgaaaaccaatttatttaattaattctttgcCTTCATTTTATGTGCtgatgtttattacatttttatagccctatttaatatattttgtaaaatttcctgAAGACGGGTTAACTGAAATATAGAGCTtgtttattttagtgttattctGGTTTTGGATTTTGGGATTCACTATCGGAGAAAGTCCAAACAGTCTTTCGGAAATTCCATCATGAGAGCGTTAGCAATAGGCAGACTTCTATTAAATATGCGTCATAGTTCTTGTAAGTTTGAtctaaatagaataattattacTGGAATCAAAAAAACTTTCGAGAGATCTGAACAGTCACtcattttactttacaattaattttaatttattagaaactatatttctaaattttgttatattgaattattgttttatatacgagtatataaaactTCTccataacataattaaatataacataatgtgAGTAAGCCATAAAATgtttcgcgtaacaggcttcgctgaagtgtcattagaaatttaaaatttgttgttcatTTAATTCTCATTTCATTATCTGCCAGAAAAAATGCAAAAAGGCAATCATAcaagaaagaaatttttacatgcACCTGGCATGTAAAAAGAAATTGTATCAAGCTACAAATTGTATTGTACAATTGTATGTCAATTGTATTGTACTTTTCCCGCACGCGCCCTGTGAGTCGCATTGGAATCTGTGAAACTTATGAACTGAAATGTTGActtaaataaagagttttgaacttgaacttgaagcTACTGAATGGTTGTCtgcaatgacgctcagccaaacgtcatggttgaacatgcaccatcacacAAGTCGGTCTTAACAACTCCGtttcattaaaaaatcaataataacagtAACCCAAATATTGGGATAGTTTTGGTAATATGCATTATGAGAAATGTCATATGCATGTACAAAACcggtttacaaatttacttattctactattttcttgttgacatcactgttatttataaaaccaatataatggTTCTCGTTAACGTTAAGGAAAATCCGATGTATTTGCCA from Homalodisca vitripennis isolate AUS2020 chromosome 2, UT_GWSS_2.1, whole genome shotgun sequence encodes the following:
- the LOC124354332 gene encoding uncharacterized protein LOC124354332 isoform X1, whose protein sequence is MATFSRPVDLRNQPARVTSHFYQDQTEHEINTMETLPEEMVEEIANHLTVNDLIACSAVCSAWREAFNQDSLWKPYCNKNKEEYLRVTPKVLTRGFEIPWTENSTLSPVCHWRMAYMRENYLRNNWRMGRYWTQAVIDEASDLYPCVKTDSSKKKDTYFKKEVHADFFTNDLMLIMTEHYIELWSLLSDPVVNVCRLYHNVPGYVFKSFKRIETDPPGMILVFFTGVQVFYMDPTSNTLFFKHMFYFNENFRLPQMTQKFVVDMFSNKPFQFVECLVVDRLFFGVNKYCTSKVHVWDLEKGTKLREVGCPINVDCNVVDLKLSKEDGAILVVFARLDPDYKNNPNREIAGTKYTAGMFYFFVYDSKKLAFLPFSHIQRITNRYSSVIQKPYIAVSDGDKLDLYNYFTSVKIRTFTASLQYAGVTDKSIIFQSENAVQAFITSNRTDLTMGNMYVSRFGVIHENFVRVVVRQRDRLRNEVWEVGTKFRKTGTLLPRWHFEVMTNPAGTRLLVREKVLSKRLITVKHFW